The genomic stretch TTAAAGACAAGCTTAACTCCTTTACCGTCAAGGAGATTTATGAAAACATGGGCTATTCATATTCCGACAAAGGATCGCCTCATTCCCCGGTCCGCGGCTCGCTGGCCATGGCTAATTCAGGGCCTGACACCAACGGCTCGCAGTTTTTTATTAATCTCGTAGATACTGACTGGCTTACCGGCAAACACACTGTATTCGGCAGGGTGATAAAGGGCATGGATGTGGTCGATAAAATAGGAGCTGTTAATGTTGACGTCGGAAGCAAGCCGGTTGAAGATGTAAAGATCATTTCGATACGTAGTAATGTTTCGCGATAGTTGTGTGTGAAAAGGGTTGATGTATGACAAGAAAAATTGATAGGTTGATTTTTTATATAACAGATTGGTTTTTATGAGATATTATCCGGTAAGTCTTGATATTCTGAATAGAAAATGTCTGGTTGCAGGGGGCGGCCCTGTCGGCACTCGCAAGGTTTTAACACTTCTGGATTGTGGCGCAAAAGTAACTCTTGTCAGCCCTGATGCTACCGAAAAACTGCTGGAGCTTGTAGATAATGGTTTGATTAGATGGGAAAAGCGGTCTTATCTGGCCTCTGATCTTGACGGGACATTTCTTGTCATCGGCGCAACCAATGACGAAGAATTAAACCGTCAAATCAGCGCTGATGCGGAAAAACTTAATATGCTGTGCAATATTGCCGACCGCCCCGAGGTGTGCAACTTCATACTTCCGTCTATCGTGAACAGAGGGGATCTTGTGATTTCCATCTCTACTTCAGGGAAAAGTCCTGCTTTTGCAAAAAAACTTCGGAAAGAGCTTGAGAAACAGTTCGGCGTTGAGTATATCGAATTTCTCCGGTTAATGGGAGCGATACGGGAAAAACTGTTAAGCGAAAAACATGAGCCGGAAGCCCATAAACATATTTTTGAACGATTAATAAGCAGCGACCTTGTTGAAATGATAAGGACCAATAGAAAAGAAGATATAAATTCCCTGTTTTTTGATATCCTTGGTCAAGGATATGAGTTTGAAGACTTATAAACAGGCATTTTAGTCACTTGTAACTCTAAGGTTAATATGAATATTGTAATTTATATTACGGTGTTATTCTATTTGCTCAGTACCGCAGGATACCTGTTATATCTTTTTATTCAAAAAAATTATCTGCATCAAACAGGACGCTATCTGCTGATTACCGGTTTTTTGTGGCATTCAGCCGCAATAGTCTATTGGTTTATTCAAACAGGGACCATACCTGTTCATAATCTTCGCGAAACCGTTACTATAGCAGGGTGGGCTGTTGCCGGTGTTTTTATTGTATTCCAGTATAAATTCAATCTCAAGATACTTGGCATATATGCTGCGCCGCTTGCAGCCATTGTAATGCTTATTGCTTCCCAATTGCCGGCGGAATCTGCGGAAACCAAGAATGTTTTTAACAACTTTTGGCTGGTGCTTCATATCCTTACAATATTTATCGGCGAGGCATCCTTTGCTCTGGCATGCGGCCTTGGCATTTTATATCTCATGCAGGAGCGCGCCATCAAAACAAAGCGCCACGGCTTTTTTTTCAAGCGTCTTCCCTCGCTGGAACTGCTTGATTATACAGGATATGTCTGTATTGCTGTTGGATTTACCTTTCTTAGTATCGGTCTTGCCGCGGGTTTTGTTTATGCAAAATTGGTCTGGGGTAAATTGTGGAGCTGGGACCCGAAGGAGGTCTGGTCAGGTATAACATGGATATTATATGCGGTGCTGCTCCATGAGCGTTTGACCGTTGGATGGCGCGGCCGGCGTTCGGCAATAATGGCCATTATTGGATTTGCGGTCCTGTTATTTACTTTTTTGGGGGTAAATTTCTTTTTAAAAGGGCACCACGAGGTGTTTACAAGGATGTAAAGCCACATAAGCGCCGAGTTGGCTTTGCCCAGGATGGACTGAAAAAATGAACATCGAACATCGAACGTCCAACATCGAATGTTGAACGGGAAAAGATGAAGAAAGAGAAATAGCTGTTTAATGTTAGGTATTGGTTTTTTATTCGATTTTAAAATAATTTGAGAAGCGGAGCGACATCATTATTCGACGTTCGATGTTCAATGTTCGATGTTGGACGTTCATCTTTTAAAACAACTCCGTATGGCATAAACGTAACCTGTAAACCGTAAACTGTAAACCGCTACATAATCACCTATGCTTGATATTATATTACTTGGAATAAATCATAAAACAGCTCCGATTGAACTCAGGGAGCGTCTTGCTTTTTCTAAAGATGAGATTGCTGCTGCTCTGGAAATTTTTCAAAAGGATCCGGCAATTATTGAGTCTGTACTTTTTTCCACGTGTAATCGTGTTGAAATTCTATTAGCTACAGACAACCGTTCAGATGCTTTGAAAGCCGCTAAGATGTTTATTTCAGAATTTAAGAACATTCCGGTTGCCGGTTTTGAAGATGCTCTTTATATTCATCATGGCGATGAGGCTGTGCGCCATATTTTCAGGGTTGCATCAAGCCTGGATTCGATGATGGTCGGAGAGCCTCAGATTTTAGGGCAGATAAAGGAAGCATATCTGACAGCCACCTCGAAAAAATCATCAGGGGTCATTCTTAACAGGTTGTTACACAGAAGCTTTTTTGTGGCAAAACGTGTTCGAACTGAAACAGGAATAGGTAATCATGCGGTATCGATAAGCTATGCGGCAATCGAGCTTGGACGGAAAATATTCGGCAGTCTTGAAGGCAAAAAAGTACTCCTTATCGGAGCTGGTGAAATGGCGGAGCTCGCGATTGAGCATTTAATTAGAAACAGGGTAGGTGATATTGTTGTCGCAAACAGAACCTTTGAACGGGGCGTTGAACTGGCAAAAAATTTCAAGGGCAAGGCAATACGGTTTGAGGAGATTACAGATTGTTTAGAAACCGTGGACATTATAATAAGTTCAACAGGCTCGCCTGATTTCATTATCAAGCGCAACCAGGTCAAAGGGGTTATGCGCAGCAGGCGAAACCGTCCTATTTTCTTTATAGATATCGCAGTCCCGCGTGATATTGACCCTGAAATCAACGACCTTACCAATTCCTATGTTTATGACATTGATGATTTAAAAGGGGTTATTGATGAAAACATCGGGGATCGTAATAAAGAGGCTTGCAAGGGGGAAAGAATTGTTGATGAGGCTGTAATCCGGTTCCGGCAATGGTATGAAAGTCTGGATGCTGTGCCTACAATTGTTGCGTTAAGGGATAAAATGGATGCTATTGCAAAAACAGAGATAAAGAAAACGCTGCAAAATTTAAACCACCTGACAGATGCCGATTGTCAGGCTATCTGCAGGATGACGGATGCGCTGATAAACAAAATTTTGCATGATCCAACCCTTTTTTTAAAAATGAATGGTCGTCATGGGAACAAGTCGGCATACATTGATATAACTCGTAAACTTTTTAAACTTGATGAGTAACAGAGGGCAGGATTAGAGGATTATGGTAAAAAAAACAGCATTTCTTTTTCCAGGCCAGGGGTCTCAGTCAATCGGCATGGGTCTTGAGCTTTATCAGGAATACGATTTTGTGCGGGAAGTTTTTGACATGGCAGAAGAGATCACGAAGATACATTTATCAAGACTCTGCTTTAATGGCCCCATGGAAGATCTTACCCAAACCGTTAACCTTCAACCCGCTGTAACTGCCGTGAACCTTGCCTGTCTTGCCGCAGTGAAAAAGGAGGGGGTAAAAGCTGATATTACGGCTGGTCACAGTCTCGGCGAATATAGCGCGCTGTATGCATCGGGGGCTGTTTCAAAAGAGGATGTGTGCAGCCTTGTTTTAAAGCGGGGAGAGTTGATGCACAGGGAATCTACCAGGCATAAAGGGGCTATGCATGCAATCATTGGACTTTCGATAGATGCTGTTGATAAACTTGTTAAAGAGGTCCGGGCAGAAGGGGTTGTGGCTGTGGCAAATCACAATACTGCATATCAAATCGTTATAACCGGCGCTCCTGCTCAGGTTGAGAAGGTTTCCTCGCTTGCTTCCTTACAGGGAGCAAAAACAATCCCTTTAAAGGTAAGCGGGGCATGGCACAGCGAATTGATAAAAGGGGCTGAAGATGAATTCAAGGGATTTCTTGAAACCGTTCCCTTTAATGCGCCTGAGATACCCATAGTACATAATGTTACTGCGGACTTTGCAATGAATTCGGATGAAATTAAGGAAGTTATGGCAAAACAGTTTTGCAGCCCTGTCAGGTGGTATGATTCAATGCGCAGGCTGATGGATGAAAAGGTAGAAATTTTTGCAGAGATCGGCCCGGGGAAGGTGCTTGCCGGTTTGTTAAAAAAGATTTTGCCGGAAAATTATCCCTGCAAAATCTATAATATAAACAACATGAAGACTCTTGAAGCTTTTCTTAAAGAGATTACTTAGCACTCTGAATTCGACTTTTTACGACATCATCAAATTTTATCTTTACTAATAGATTAAATTATGTTTAAAGATTAATTTTTTAAAATCATTATAATTTTTTGAGAGATTGACTATGAAAAAGAATGATGTAGAATTTTTTAAAGAATTTCTAACCTGTCGGCTGGAAGAGCTTTTGAACCACGCGGATGATGCTGTTTCCGGCATGACCGTTCAGAAAGAGAATTATCCGGATCCAACGGATCGCGCCTCCCTTGAGGAGAACCGCAAT from Anaerolineae bacterium encodes the following:
- a CDS encoding bifunctional precorrin-2 dehydrogenase/sirohydrochlorin ferrochelatase, translated to MRYYPVSLDILNRKCLVAGGGPVGTRKVLTLLDCGAKVTLVSPDATEKLLELVDNGLIRWEKRSYLASDLDGTFLVIGATNDEELNRQISADAEKLNMLCNIADRPEVCNFILPSIVNRGDLVISISTSGKSPAFAKKLRKELEKQFGVEYIEFLRLMGAIREKLLSEKHEPEAHKHIFERLISSDLVEMIRTNRKEDINSLFFDILGQGYEFEDL
- the ccsB gene encoding c-type cytochrome biogenesis protein CcsB; this translates as MNIVIYITVLFYLLSTAGYLLYLFIQKNYLHQTGRYLLITGFLWHSAAIVYWFIQTGTIPVHNLRETVTIAGWAVAGVFIVFQYKFNLKILGIYAAPLAAIVMLIASQLPAESAETKNVFNNFWLVLHILTIFIGEASFALACGLGILYLMQERAIKTKRHGFFFKRLPSLELLDYTGYVCIAVGFTFLSIGLAAGFVYAKLVWGKLWSWDPKEVWSGITWILYAVLLHERLTVGWRGRRSAIMAIIGFAVLLFTFLGVNFFLKGHHEVFTRM
- the hemA gene encoding glutamyl-tRNA reductase yields the protein MLDIILLGINHKTAPIELRERLAFSKDEIAAALEIFQKDPAIIESVLFSTCNRVEILLATDNRSDALKAAKMFISEFKNIPVAGFEDALYIHHGDEAVRHIFRVASSLDSMMVGEPQILGQIKEAYLTATSKKSSGVILNRLLHRSFFVAKRVRTETGIGNHAVSISYAAIELGRKIFGSLEGKKVLLIGAGEMAELAIEHLIRNRVGDIVVANRTFERGVELAKNFKGKAIRFEEITDCLETVDIIISSTGSPDFIIKRNQVKGVMRSRRNRPIFFIDIAVPRDIDPEINDLTNSYVYDIDDLKGVIDENIGDRNKEACKGERIVDEAVIRFRQWYESLDAVPTIVALRDKMDAIAKTEIKKTLQNLNHLTDADCQAICRMTDALINKILHDPTLFLKMNGRHGNKSAYIDITRKLFKLDE
- the fabD gene encoding ACP S-malonyltransferase: MVKKTAFLFPGQGSQSIGMGLELYQEYDFVREVFDMAEEITKIHLSRLCFNGPMEDLTQTVNLQPAVTAVNLACLAAVKKEGVKADITAGHSLGEYSALYASGAVSKEDVCSLVLKRGELMHRESTRHKGAMHAIIGLSIDAVDKLVKEVRAEGVVAVANHNTAYQIVITGAPAQVEKVSSLASLQGAKTIPLKVSGAWHSELIKGAEDEFKGFLETVPFNAPEIPIVHNVTADFAMNSDEIKEVMAKQFCSPVRWYDSMRRLMDEKVEIFAEIGPGKVLAGLLKKILPENYPCKIYNINNMKTLEAFLKEIT